Proteins from a genomic interval of Quercus robur chromosome 9, dhQueRobu3.1, whole genome shotgun sequence:
- the LOC126698978 gene encoding salutaridine reductase-like, translated as MAETTINPGIKRIAVVTGANKGIGFEICRQLATNGIRVVLTARDVRRGSEAIEKLKAAGCSDVVFHQLDVMDATTISSLADFIKTHFGKLDILVNNAGISGSISNPEEQRKVIIDQLLGPNAIPLKEVIKQTYQTTEDCLRTNYYGAKQVSEALIPLLLLSNSGRIVNVSSALGQLKLISNENAKKELGDIDGLTEEKVDKVVEGFLEDVKENLIETKGWPVNISAYIVSKAALNAYTRVLARKYPKIAINSVCPGYTSTDMNHNSGVLTVEEGAKSPVMLALLPEGGSSGLFFDRMEVSTF; from the exons atgGCAGAAACAACCATAAATCCTGGGATTAAGAG GATTGCAGTTGTAACCGGAGCCAATAAAGGGATTGGATTTGAGATATGTAGACAGTTAGCTACAAATGGGATCAGGGTGGTTTTAACTGCTAGAGATGTAAGGAGGGGCAGTGAAGCAATTGAAAAACTCAAGGCTGCAGGATGCTCTGATGTGGTTTTTCATCAACTAGATGTGATGGACGCAACAACCATTTCTTCTTTGGCAGATTTCATCAAAACCCACTTTGGGAAGCTTGACATATTG GTAAATAATGCGGGGATTAGTGGATCCATAAGCAACCCAGAGGAACAAAGAAAAGTTATCATTGATCAA CTTTTAGGTCCAAATGCCATACCTCTAAAGGAAGTCATAAAGCAAACTTATCAAACAACAGAGGATTGTTTGAGAACAAACTACTATGGAGCCAAGCAAGTGAGCGAAGCACTTATTCCGCTTCTTCTATTATCCAATTCAGGAAGAATAGTAAATGTCTCCTCCGCCTTGGGACAATTAAAG CTTATTTCAAATGAGAATGCAAAGAAAGAGCTCGGAGATATTGATGGCCTCACAGAAGAGAAAGTGGACAAGGTGGTGGAAGGATTTCTAGAAGATGTCAAGGAGAATTTGATTGAAACCAAAGGTTGGCCTGTTAATATTTCTGCTTACATAGTCTCCAAGGCAGCTCTTAATGCATATACAAGGGTTCTAGCAAGGAAGTACCCCAAAATAGCAATCAACTCCGTGTGTCCAGGGTATACCAGCACAGACATGAACCACAACAGTGGAGTTTTAACTGTTGAAGAAGGTGCAAAAAGTCCTGTGATGTTGGCTTTGTTGCCTGAAGGTGGTTCTTCTGGCCTCTTCTTTGATCGAATGGAAGTATCAACCTTTTGA